From the Clostridia bacterium genome, the window ACACGTCAGCTCGCAATACGACGGCTCGCAAGATGGCGGGCCGGAAGACCACTGCGCGCAAATCGGCATCCGCCGGTCGAACCGGCGCAGGTTCCGCGCGGGCCGCTTCTCGCGCCACTGCCAGTCGTGAATCCAGCACTTCAAGCCGAAAATTAGTGAACCGAACAGCGGCATCCCGAAAATCGGTGTCTCGAAAGTCGGCGGCTTCGAATCGTAGCGGCGAAACGCGCAGCAGTGGTCGTCGGCGTAACACGGGATCGAAGCCGACGGCGCGTTCGCGACGGTCAACACCGCGGTACGGGCCTAAAGCTCAGGAGG encodes:
- a CDS encoding DUF6496 domain-containing protein, with protein sequence MAGRKTTARKSASAGRTGAGSARAASRATASRESSTSSRKLVNRTAASRKSVSRKSAASNRSGETRSSGRRRNTGSKPTARSRRSTPRYGPKAQEEVATEMRHMKQGRHSARNPKQAIAIGLSKARREGAKVPPRRAA